One window from the genome of Gimesia aquarii encodes:
- a CDS encoding flagellar basal body P-ring protein FlgI: MRYFKFSILTGIGLFALAMFFLSQSIQGFLEGKSDTTETTLDVALSEPSDFPDLSLDFPAGTNQSQIDTTDSEEIDLPSQSSLTRPATAAHSNNDQTLDQSRPENSPPQINLVTASNQLDTAPPALNILLLSQTTREQRTSLIEELLRVDAELVRQIAFKPAVQPTISATDVKTVQQISMTTPVQQQTVSAGYTVTQQPRPDFPTQAPLVRQKSPIHLIASYRGVTIKTVGIPIQSGTLHQTIQVTPVFGDSIFQASILGKNRAELKIHSELSLPKEIRMSPEMKLSQLGEFQPAEIIKISGAGLVIGLNGTGDHSYSAEAIKALNSSVKAMNIDLKKIKNPIRAGNLANVSIIAYVPNTGVKKGQYLECYITAVNKNVDLSGGYLLPTALLAVDSRKTHADAMAMGPVLTNQSRMKSQGIIPKGSQFLTDLNPKLISDNGIPHLNFFLSTSNSQPQISQLITQRINQFLQSQSSIHSKAILRSSSMISISVPNSNQQLAHQLVTQLQSLPIPIQPVSPANQSPEVVIDFAKSKIQTRGNVLLDPAKLEYSDFVLEITPLPSSTTCRLNDLLALMHHLQIPKPKQMTFVRELQQQGKIKATYRAR, from the coding sequence ATGCGCTACTTTAAATTCTCAATCCTGACAGGAATCGGTCTGTTTGCGCTGGCCATGTTTTTTCTGTCTCAATCGATTCAAGGTTTTCTCGAAGGGAAATCGGACACTACTGAAACTACGCTGGATGTCGCCCTTTCTGAACCGTCGGACTTTCCCGACCTTAGTCTGGATTTCCCTGCGGGTACGAATCAAAGCCAAATTGATACAACTGACTCTGAAGAAATAGACCTTCCTTCACAGTCATCGCTAACACGTCCCGCGACTGCAGCTCACTCGAACAATGATCAAACGCTTGACCAATCACGACCAGAGAATTCCCCTCCTCAAATCAATCTTGTTACAGCCTCAAATCAATTAGATACTGCTCCACCTGCTTTAAATATTCTATTGCTCTCACAAACAACCAGGGAACAACGAACGTCCTTGATTGAAGAATTACTCCGTGTTGACGCGGAACTGGTTCGACAAATCGCTTTCAAACCTGCCGTTCAACCAACCATATCTGCAACAGATGTCAAAACAGTCCAGCAAATTTCGATGACCACTCCTGTGCAACAACAGACTGTTTCAGCCGGCTATACGGTGACTCAACAGCCGAGACCAGATTTTCCCACTCAAGCCCCCTTGGTTCGACAAAAAAGTCCCATTCATCTTATAGCCTCATATCGGGGAGTCACGATCAAAACCGTCGGTATCCCAATTCAAAGTGGCACTCTGCACCAGACGATCCAGGTCACTCCTGTATTCGGCGATTCAATTTTTCAAGCCTCCATACTCGGAAAAAACAGGGCGGAATTGAAAATCCACTCTGAACTTTCTCTACCAAAAGAAATACGAATGTCTCCGGAAATGAAGTTATCCCAATTGGGAGAATTTCAACCAGCTGAAATCATTAAAATCTCTGGAGCCGGTCTGGTCATTGGATTGAACGGAACAGGAGATCATAGCTATTCAGCAGAAGCCATTAAGGCATTGAATTCTTCAGTAAAGGCTATGAATATTGATCTCAAAAAGATCAAAAATCCAATTCGTGCCGGCAATCTTGCCAATGTGTCCATCATCGCTTATGTCCCTAATACAGGAGTTAAGAAAGGACAGTATCTTGAATGTTACATCACTGCTGTTAACAAAAATGTAGACCTCAGTGGTGGTTATCTCCTGCCAACTGCATTACTCGCTGTTGACTCTCGAAAAACACATGCCGACGCCATGGCAATGGGACCTGTGCTCACAAATCAAAGCCGTATGAAATCACAGGGTATCATCCCCAAAGGTTCACAGTTCTTAACAGATCTCAATCCAAAATTAATTTCTGACAATGGGATACCTCATCTCAATTTTTTTCTGAGCACCTCTAATAGTCAGCCTCAAATCAGTCAATTGATCACTCAAAGAATCAATCAATTTTTACAATCACAATCATCAATCCATTCCAAAGCGATCCTGCGTTCATCCAGCATGATCTCGATATCCGTTCCCAATTCTAATCAACAACTGGCTCATCAATTAGTAACACAACTACAGTCACTGCCAATTCCCATACAACCAGTGTCTCCTGCAAATCAGTCCCCCGAAGTGGTCATCGATTTTGCAAAATCTAAAATTCAAACCAGAGGAAATGTACTTCTCGATCCAGCGAAACTGGAATACAGCGACTTCGTTTTGGAAATTACTCCCTTGCCCTCTTCGACAACGTGTCGCCTGAATGATCTGTTGGCTTTAATGCATCATTTGCAAATCCCCAAGCCCAAACAAATGACTTTTGTACGAGAACTTCAACAACAGGGAAAAATTAAAGCCACTTATCGCGCGCGATAA
- a CDS encoding tetratricopeptide repeat protein has translation MRNSTNKWYLIMIAGVATLYSTGCSHTHNMVGSNLMQPAQESPQMVMARRAEESGQFATAERTYRVVLQRNPKNATVLNRMGIVYSKMGKQDQAAKYLMEAVKVQPENPKFLTDLGYALYLQNDLPAAEIALEESIKRDPSSKRSFNNLSLVLGHQGRMDEAYQIARSVLSAEEAHANIGYICLQRGMLDDAAQHYNRALELNPDLDSVKEAIVQVAELQKKQMQFNEQQSEVEIAQSPVIEPAPVEEEPVVSEDPQFRIISEADVINPEMIEVDEVPVAQISGVQEISIQGFEPPLHVSNDDFIPSESNEFFETVQSTESMTNVRAEE, from the coding sequence ATGCGAAACTCAACTAATAAATGGTATTTAATCATGATTGCCGGAGTGGCCACTCTGTATTCAACAGGGTGTTCACATACGCATAATATGGTAGGCTCGAATCTGATGCAGCCTGCTCAAGAGTCGCCACAAATGGTTATGGCTCGCAGAGCAGAGGAGAGTGGTCAGTTCGCGACAGCAGAACGAACCTATCGTGTCGTCCTACAAAGAAATCCCAAAAATGCGACCGTTTTAAATCGTATGGGGATTGTCTACTCTAAAATGGGGAAGCAGGATCAGGCAGCCAAATATTTAATGGAAGCTGTTAAGGTTCAACCAGAAAATCCCAAGTTTCTAACAGACCTGGGTTATGCTCTCTATCTCCAGAACGATCTGCCAGCAGCCGAAATTGCTTTGGAAGAATCGATCAAGCGTGATCCCAGTTCCAAACGTTCATTCAATAACTTGAGCCTGGTTTTAGGGCATCAGGGACGAATGGACGAAGCATATCAAATCGCTCGTTCTGTCCTGAGTGCAGAAGAAGCACATGCCAATATTGGCTATATTTGTCTGCAACGAGGAATGTTGGATGATGCAGCCCAGCATTATAATCGGGCTTTAGAGCTCAACCCCGATCTGGATTCTGTCAAGGAAGCCATCGTACAGGTTGCGGAACTGCAGAAAAAACAGATGCAGTTCAATGAGCAACAATCAGAAGTGGAAATTGCTCAGAGTCCTGTGATCGAGCCTGCTCCTGTAGAAGAAGAGCCTGTTGTTTCCGAAGATCCACAGTTCCGGATTATTTCCGAAGCCGACGTCATCAATCCTGAAATGATCGAAGTGGATGAAGTACCGGTTGCTCAAATCTCGGGTGTTCAAGAGATTTCAATTCAAGGATTTGAGCCTCCTCTGCATGTCAGTAATGATGATTTCATCCCGTCAGAGAGTAACGAATTCTTTGAAACGGTTCAGAGCACTGAGTCGATGACCAATGTGCGGGCTGAAGAATAA
- a CDS encoding ArnT family glycosyltransferase: MPQKKRLKYLLLFILLISALIRCGIAVYVQRQLDRQLERTYVIEGDADGYWKLAQTILHGDDYTIYTPPRRVLRMPGFPVFLAGVMSVVGEEHFRVRLVLLLTGVIACFVVYLLGKELVNEVIGVIAAALVAVSPVMAGFSVLFLSETLFALAMLISLWIFAKLSKIEFGEEQRVRGIMLSLLAGISLAIACYVRPSWLLVLPLVVVALIWNAKRNRTEAIKRCLFMILGFAVMLAPWTYRNYRVTGYFVPTTLWLGPSLYDGLNAQATGDSDMTFFDQENVLNTMSEYEMNQHYTQRAIDYARQHPGHVFQLMGAKLLRYWKPWPNASQFQSWWMMAAVSIIFIPVVCFAIYGAWVSRDQYLLLLITLGPIVYFSLIHLIFVSSLRYRLPAEYSLYILSAVGIYQFFFSQTERSQSG; this comes from the coding sequence ATGCCGCAAAAGAAACGGCTTAAATACTTATTATTATTCATTTTATTGATCTCCGCATTAATTCGATGTGGAATTGCGGTTTATGTACAGCGCCAGCTTGATCGGCAACTTGAACGTACCTATGTGATTGAAGGTGATGCAGACGGGTATTGGAAACTCGCTCAAACGATCCTTCATGGCGACGACTATACAATTTATACACCACCAAGACGTGTACTAAGGATGCCTGGATTTCCTGTATTCCTGGCGGGAGTCATGTCGGTCGTGGGAGAAGAGCATTTTCGTGTTCGACTGGTTCTCTTACTGACTGGCGTCATAGCATGTTTTGTTGTTTATTTACTGGGAAAAGAATTAGTCAATGAAGTCATTGGTGTGATTGCGGCGGCATTGGTTGCTGTCTCACCAGTGATGGCTGGGTTTAGTGTGTTGTTTTTAAGCGAGACCCTGTTTGCATTAGCAATGCTGATTTCATTATGGATCTTTGCCAAGTTATCAAAAATCGAATTTGGAGAAGAGCAGAGAGTTCGTGGGATTATGCTGTCACTGCTGGCAGGCATTTCACTGGCGATAGCCTGTTATGTTAGACCTAGCTGGTTGTTGGTTCTTCCCCTGGTTGTCGTTGCTTTGATCTGGAACGCAAAAAGGAATCGAACAGAGGCCATCAAGCGATGTCTATTTATGATACTGGGATTTGCAGTCATGCTGGCTCCCTGGACATATCGCAATTATCGAGTCACAGGTTACTTTGTGCCAACGACACTGTGGTTAGGTCCGAGTTTGTATGATGGGTTGAATGCACAGGCAACCGGTGATAGCGATATGACTTTTTTTGATCAAGAGAATGTGTTGAATACGATGAGTGAATACGAGATGAATCAGCACTATACACAACGGGCGATCGACTACGCCAGGCAGCACCCCGGTCATGTCTTCCAATTGATGGGAGCCAAACTGTTACGCTACTGGAAGCCTTGGCCGAATGCATCGCAATTTCAGTCGTGGTGGATGATGGCTGCCGTTTCGATCATTTTTATACCGGTTGTCTGCTTTGCCATTTATGGGGCATGGGTTTCACGCGATCAGTATTTATTGTTGCTGATCACATTAGGGCCGATTGTTTACTTTTCTTTGATACATCTGATTTTTGTCAGTTCGTTGCGCTACCGTCTACCTGCAGAGTACAGTTTATATATCTTGTCAGCGGTTGGTATTTATCAATTTTTCTTCAGTCAAACAGAAAGAAGTCAGTCCGGTTAA
- a CDS encoding M90 family metallopeptidase, which translates to MIFTWLRNRRRRKILASPIPDHWKTILEQNVAQLDHLTAQQKTLLFQRVQIFVKEKYWEGCNGFEITEEVKLTIAGQACLITLGFANDCFDRLKTILVYPDAYVAKETLIDSIGVMTEGTSFRLGESWGSGPIVLSWESIYEGGQVPDDGRNVVIHEFAHYYDALDRQFSGTPPLHDSEQYEQWTRVMTAEYESLVSQLQHGRKTFIDPYGATNPAEFFAVCTEHFFEQPRQMREYSVDLYETMKLFYQQDPAQAV; encoded by the coding sequence ATGATTTTTACCTGGTTGCGAAACCGCCGACGCAGGAAAATCCTCGCTTCACCCATTCCCGATCATTGGAAAACCATTCTTGAGCAAAACGTAGCGCAACTCGATCACTTAACGGCACAGCAGAAAACGCTCCTGTTTCAACGCGTTCAGATTTTCGTCAAAGAAAAATACTGGGAAGGTTGTAACGGCTTTGAAATTACAGAAGAGGTCAAGCTGACCATTGCCGGTCAGGCCTGTCTGATCACGCTAGGGTTTGCCAACGATTGTTTTGATCGTCTGAAAACGATTCTTGTTTATCCCGATGCATATGTCGCAAAAGAGACTCTGATCGATTCCATTGGTGTCATGACAGAAGGTACCTCATTTCGTTTGGGAGAATCCTGGGGTTCGGGGCCGATCGTATTGTCCTGGGAAAGCATTTATGAAGGGGGGCAAGTTCCCGATGATGGTCGCAATGTCGTCATACACGAATTCGCGCACTACTACGATGCCCTTGATCGGCAGTTTAGCGGAACCCCTCCCTTACATGATTCGGAACAGTACGAGCAATGGACACGAGTCATGACTGCGGAATATGAATCATTGGTTTCGCAGTTACAGCATGGCAGAAAAACATTCATCGATCCTTATGGTGCAACCAATCCAGCCGAGTTCTTCGCCGTCTGTACGGAACATTTTTTTGAACAGCCTCGCCAGATGCGAGAATACTCTGTCGATCTGTACGAGACGATGAAACTGTTCTATCAACAGGATCCCGCTCAGGCGGTTTAA
- a CDS encoding TadE/TadG family type IV pilus assembly protein encodes MKRIQSKTELHHNRRGIAILWLVIWGSLFLTFFCVLLEIATLWQAQVELNNALDSATLAAVREWDTSGLGSTEIPRNVGVAYAAANPILGTPVGLNPNFQPVNPNGNDSFNGDLVFGGLTALTRPNSLDPAALAPATFPAVRAQITVPVQGFCSTLFGFSFLNVSASSIAYVNTVNGQPALVSVGP; translated from the coding sequence ATGAAACGAATTCAATCAAAAACTGAACTTCATCACAATCGTCGCGGAATTGCCATCCTTTGGCTGGTGATTTGGGGATCTTTATTTCTGACTTTTTTCTGTGTTCTATTAGAAATAGCCACGCTGTGGCAGGCACAGGTTGAACTTAATAACGCGCTTGACTCAGCAACGTTGGCGGCAGTCAGAGAGTGGGATACAAGCGGGCTTGGCTCCACTGAGATTCCGAGAAATGTTGGAGTTGCTTACGCCGCTGCCAATCCAATACTTGGTACTCCGGTCGGACTTAATCCGAATTTTCAGCCTGTAAACCCTAATGGAAATGATTCCTTTAATGGGGATCTTGTATTTGGCGGATTAACTGCCTTAACTCGTCCTAATTCACTTGATCCAGCAGCATTGGCACCAGCAACATTTCCCGCTGTGAGAGCACAGATAACAGTCCCAGTACAAGGGTTTTGCAGTACATTGTTTGGGTTTTCATTTCTGAATGTATCTGCATCATCAATTGCTTACGTGAATACAGTTAACGGGCAGCCTGCTCTTGTCAGCGTCGGTCCATAA
- a CDS encoding arylsulfatase, whose protein sequence is MIQIIRLTLLTIAVCFLFPVQTQLKAAPPEKPNIIFIMADDLGYGDLGCYGQKIIKTPRLDQMAAEGMKFTQMYAGCTVCAPSRCVLMTGLHMGHARVRGNTSVQENQSLKKDDITVAQVLKKAGYQTGLTGKWGIGEAGTAGVPNLKGFDFFYGYLNQHNAHNYYPSFLWRNNKKERLRNVIDPKSVNPAGIGGVATKKVDYSHDLIMNEALDFIDQNAKNPFFLYVALTIPHANNEAGRMVGDGQEVPDYGIYQNKDWSNPNKGQAAMITLMDAGVGQILDRLKKLGIDDNTVVMFTSDNGHHQEGRNDAKFFDANGPLRGMKRDLYEGGIRVPFIVRWPGTTPAGTVSDHIGYFGDLMATACELAHIPCPPDLDSVSFAPTIEGHPKKQKQHGFLFWEFYERGGKQAVRFGNWKAVRMPMFTGKTELYDLSKDLGEGNNVASQHPDLVDKIEEMMDQSHTPDPLWKPRGKLNKNQPAPGDGKPRF, encoded by the coding sequence ATGATTCAAATTATTCGACTTACGCTTTTGACAATCGCCGTCTGTTTCCTGTTTCCTGTTCAAACACAACTCAAAGCAGCCCCACCAGAAAAGCCAAATATCATCTTTATCATGGCCGATGACCTCGGGTATGGTGACCTGGGATGTTATGGTCAAAAAATCATTAAAACCCCTCGCCTCGATCAGATGGCGGCAGAAGGCATGAAATTCACTCAAATGTATGCAGGCTGCACCGTGTGTGCTCCCTCACGTTGTGTATTGATGACTGGCCTGCACATGGGACATGCCCGAGTGCGTGGCAACACATCGGTTCAGGAAAACCAGTCTCTCAAAAAGGATGACATAACCGTTGCTCAAGTTCTGAAAAAAGCGGGTTATCAAACAGGGCTCACAGGCAAATGGGGCATTGGTGAAGCAGGAACCGCCGGTGTTCCGAATCTGAAAGGATTCGATTTTTTCTATGGCTATTTGAACCAGCACAACGCACACAATTATTACCCTTCGTTCCTTTGGAGAAATAACAAAAAAGAACGACTGCGCAACGTGATTGACCCCAAATCGGTAAACCCTGCCGGCATCGGAGGTGTCGCAACCAAGAAGGTCGATTACTCGCATGACTTGATCATGAATGAAGCGCTCGACTTCATAGACCAGAATGCAAAGAACCCATTTTTTCTGTATGTCGCGTTAACAATTCCCCACGCCAATAACGAAGCCGGCAGAATGGTCGGTGATGGACAGGAAGTTCCCGACTATGGAATCTATCAAAACAAAGACTGGTCGAACCCCAATAAAGGACAGGCCGCGATGATTACCCTCATGGATGCCGGCGTAGGCCAGATTCTGGATCGACTTAAAAAGTTAGGCATTGACGACAACACAGTCGTCATGTTTACCTCAGATAATGGACATCATCAGGAAGGCAGAAACGACGCAAAGTTTTTTGATGCCAACGGCCCACTTCGTGGTATGAAACGCGACCTCTACGAAGGAGGCATTCGTGTACCGTTCATCGTGCGGTGGCCGGGAACTACGCCTGCGGGAACCGTCTCTGATCACATTGGCTATTTTGGAGATTTGATGGCAACCGCCTGCGAATTAGCACATATCCCCTGCCCGCCCGATCTTGATAGTGTCAGTTTTGCGCCCACCATTGAAGGACACCCCAAGAAACAAAAGCAGCATGGCTTCCTCTTCTGGGAGTTCTACGAACGAGGTGGCAAACAGGCAGTGCGATTTGGAAATTGGAAAGCCGTCCGCATGCCGATGTTTACCGGAAAAACAGAACTTTATGACCTGTCAAAAGACCTGGGTGAAGGGAATAATGTCGCCAGCCAGCATCCTGATCTCGTGGACAAAATCGAAGAGATGATGGACCAATCACATACTCCAGATCCTCTCTGGAAACCGAGGGGAAAGTTGAATAAGAATCAACCTGCTCCCGGCGATGGTAAACCGCGTTTTTAA
- a CDS encoding PA0069 family radical SAM protein, which yields MSVRCFINSSQPPQAKGRGSQINPPNRFLPVLYEQDFEQLEHDTEYLEGLRHLPTKYYPDHSLSLVMENQSPDIGFRYSVNPYRGCAHGCAYCYARPTHEYHGLSAGTDFETKIFVKERAPELFRDWLARDQWSPEVIVFSGVTDCYQPAEKQFELTRSCLKIAAEARQPISIITKNALILRDLDLLSRMAEDRIIAVNVSITTLQQELTRTLEPRTSAPAARLRTVRELSQAGVPVNVMVAPVIPGLNDSEIPQILEAAADAGAQTAHYVLLRLPYTVKPVFLEWLERTRPDEKARIESRIRACRDGNLYTAQFGKRMKGTGTLAEQIGKLFRVFAKKHGLDQSLPALETKYFRPPLPTSGQLRLF from the coding sequence ATGAGTGTGAGGTGTTTCATCAATTCGTCGCAGCCACCACAGGCCAAAGGCCGGGGGTCACAGATCAACCCTCCGAACCGGTTTCTGCCCGTACTTTACGAGCAAGACTTCGAGCAGCTCGAACATGATACGGAATACCTGGAGGGTCTGCGTCATCTGCCCACGAAATATTATCCTGATCACAGCCTGTCTCTTGTCATGGAAAATCAGAGTCCGGATATCGGTTTCCGCTATAGCGTGAATCCTTATCGCGGCTGCGCCCACGGTTGCGCGTATTGCTATGCACGACCGACTCATGAATATCATGGCTTAAGTGCGGGAACAGATTTCGAAACAAAAATCTTTGTGAAAGAACGCGCGCCCGAGTTATTTCGCGACTGGCTGGCACGCGATCAATGGTCACCCGAAGTCATCGTCTTCTCTGGTGTGACAGACTGTTATCAGCCCGCGGAAAAACAGTTTGAACTCACACGAAGCTGTCTGAAAATTGCAGCCGAGGCACGACAACCGATCTCGATTATCACCAAGAACGCGCTCATTCTACGCGATCTGGATCTCCTCAGCCGTATGGCGGAAGACCGTATTATCGCGGTGAATGTCAGTATCACGACACTCCAACAGGAATTGACGCGCACACTGGAACCGCGAACGAGTGCTCCTGCAGCACGGCTCCGTACGGTTCGAGAGCTGTCCCAGGCTGGTGTGCCCGTGAATGTGATGGTAGCGCCAGTCATCCCCGGACTCAACGACTCAGAAATTCCACAGATCCTGGAAGCGGCGGCGGACGCAGGCGCGCAAACCGCGCACTACGTTTTATTACGATTACCGTATACCGTCAAACCGGTTTTTCTGGAATGGCTCGAGCGGACGCGCCCCGATGAAAAAGCACGTATCGAATCACGGATACGAGCCTGTCGTGACGGTAATCTTTATACAGCTCAGTTCGGCAAACGGATGAAAGGAACTGGAACTCTTGCAGAGCAGATCGGAAAACTATTCCGGGTCTTCGCGAAAAAACATGGGTTAGATCAGTCTTTACCTGCACTGGAAACGAAATACTTTCGTCCCCCCCTGCCTACATCAGGGCAATTGCGACTCTTCTAA
- a CDS encoding TadE/TadG family type IV pilus assembly protein, translating into MEITREPSLFHNQFNQEHHRAKKRRGSVLLEFILAFPIILILSLAIIEFGFFSLLQQTITASAIEGSREAAKVGASTTSVGNLIQQYMAINSLNLDVGAQPAAPGQGDVLVVIEDGSGILTQTIGNSDIPCSPVGPAPALTEIKVTVCLNLTDTNGTTPIPDLLSTFGFTLSGKQLEISAMTGLE; encoded by the coding sequence ATGGAAATCACCAGGGAGCCATCATTGTTTCATAATCAGTTCAATCAAGAACATCATAGAGCCAAGAAACGAAGAGGTTCCGTATTACTGGAATTTATCTTAGCGTTTCCTATTATCCTGATTCTCTCTCTGGCGATTATTGAATTTGGATTCTTTTCCCTACTGCAACAAACGATCACTGCATCGGCAATTGAAGGCTCTCGAGAAGCAGCTAAGGTAGGAGCTTCTACAACGTCTGTAGGCAATCTAATCCAACAGTATATGGCGATTAACTCGTTAAATCTGGATGTCGGAGCACAGCCAGCTGCACCGGGACAGGGAGATGTGCTTGTTGTCATTGAAGATGGAAGTGGAATCCTGACACAAACGATTGGAAACTCAGATATCCCCTGTTCTCCCGTTGGTCCTGCTCCTGCCCTGACTGAGATAAAAGTAACCGTTTGCCTTAACCTGACTGATACGAATGGCACGACCCCGATTCCTGATCTTTTATCAACATTTGGCTTTACGCTTTCGGGAAAACAACTTGAAATCAGCGCTATGACCGGATTAGAGTAA
- a CDS encoding TadE/TadG family type IV pilus assembly protein, whose translation MKRILTNTNSHQNRRGIAILWLILWGSLFLTFFCVVLEIATLWQAQIEINNALDSAALAAVKEWGDSGTGSTQIPRNVGVAYTQANPILGVAFTPNTNFTPPVPGNPNGNASNTGNLVFGAIDSITDPIIFNGNADASCAAGGVTITITQLNNGNSADPNTIRLGFDSGTNLAIDSVAFTLPLRNGGPPNAQAFFASGTDPQVSTVIGTFSGVDVDPTNPGPPNWDCPNPNGDVCFTFEDLISPGEFRTVRINFDSNSFTATDFLHFGVSTNQLGPPGYTPPPMPNNVGNAWGEFGVTAEVTFRNTITNVTSTATATFVNQPANGVSQATLTGGAGGFPAVIAQATVPVQGFCTQVFGVNFFNASASSIAYYDCGTGRAALVSVDNIIFP comes from the coding sequence ATGAAACGAATTCTTACTAACACGAATTCACACCAAAACCGTCGTGGGATTGCCATTCTTTGGCTCATTCTCTGGGGGTCCTTGTTCCTGACGTTCTTCTGTGTTGTATTAGAAATTGCTACGTTGTGGCAGGCACAGATAGAAATCAATAATGCTTTGGATTCCGCTGCACTCGCTGCCGTCAAAGAATGGGGAGACAGCGGTACGGGGTCGACTCAGATTCCCAGAAATGTTGGTGTGGCCTACACGCAAGCGAATCCAATACTGGGAGTTGCTTTTACTCCGAATACGAATTTTACGCCTCCTGTTCCTGGCAACCCCAATGGTAATGCTTCCAATACGGGGAATCTTGTATTTGGCGCAATTGATTCCATAACAGATCCAATTATATTTAACGGGAACGCAGACGCCAGCTGTGCTGCCGGTGGCGTGACAATCACGATTACTCAATTGAATAATGGCAATAGTGCAGATCCTAATACGATCCGATTGGGCTTTGATTCGGGAACGAATCTTGCAATTGACTCGGTCGCATTTACTCTTCCACTTAGGAATGGTGGTCCTCCAAATGCACAAGCATTTTTTGCTTCTGGTACAGATCCTCAGGTGTCAACGGTTATTGGTACTTTTAGTGGAGTAGATGTGGACCCTACTAATCCCGGACCTCCAAACTGGGATTGCCCTAATCCGAATGGCGATGTTTGTTTTACATTTGAAGATCTGATATCTCCTGGCGAATTTCGAACAGTTCGAATTAATTTTGATAGTAATTCATTTACAGCAACAGATTTTCTTCACTTTGGAGTTTCTACCAACCAATTAGGCCCACCTGGGTATACTCCTCCTCCAATGCCAAATAATGTTGGTAATGCATGGGGAGAATTTGGGGTTACAGCAGAGGTTACTTTTCGCAATACCATTACCAATGTGACATCAACGGCTACAGCCACGTTTGTCAATCAACCAGCAAACGGAGTTTCACAGGCAACTCTTACTGGTGGAGCGGGCGGATTTCCCGCCGTCATCGCTCAAGCAACTGTGCCCGTGCAAGGGTTTTGTACTCAAGTATTTGGGGTTAATTTCTTCAACGCAAGTGCATCCTCAATTGCCTATTACGACTGCGGTACAGGTCGCGCTGCTCTAGTCAGTGTTGATAATATTATCTTCCCCTGA
- a CDS encoding TadE/TadG family type IV pilus assembly protein — protein sequence MLKNRRQIKKRTSPRSGVVVLELILTMPAFVIIMLAVVQISLIYVAIEQTAYASRYAAKIASETPSASLNALNTGPLKTRVDNVLITGGLPTGSCRVVLEHNVGGPATINDPVVALPNCDCDPPVTGLPVVVGALNTESVRTTVCVLLDGNVPDFLSSLGFSIQDYSVEHSTTYLYEL from the coding sequence GTGTTGAAAAACAGACGACAAATAAAGAAACGAACATCGCCACGTTCGGGTGTGGTAGTGCTGGAATTGATTCTGACAATGCCTGCCTTTGTGATCATTATGTTGGCCGTAGTTCAGATTTCACTGATCTATGTTGCCATCGAACAAACGGCTTACGCAAGTCGCTATGCCGCGAAGATTGCATCTGAAACACCATCTGCTTCTCTCAATGCCTTGAACACAGGACCGTTGAAGACACGTGTCGACAATGTACTTATAACAGGAGGACTACCAACAGGAAGTTGTCGGGTTGTTTTAGAACATAATGTTGGAGGGCCTGCCACAATTAATGATCCTGTAGTTGCTTTACCTAATTGTGACTGCGACCCACCTGTCACTGGGTTGCCTGTTGTCGTGGGAGCGCTCAATACGGAATCAGTTCGTACCACAGTTTGTGTGCTTTTGGATGGAAATGTCCCCGATTTTTTATCCAGTCTTGGCTTTTCAATTCAAGACTATTCTGTTGAGCATTCTACGACTTATTTATATGAACTTTAG